A stretch of DNA from Maridesulfovibrio sp.:
TCAAAAAAATAATTGGTATGAACCGACTAGAAAGAAAATCCGGAAATTTCAACAAACTGATCGGAAAGCTCATCCATTACCGGTTCCAGATCTTTCATCTTGAGCTTGAGAATCTTCATTGCAGCAGGCTTGAAATAGGAGATCTGATCGTCTCCGCCGTTTCCGTATTCAAAGAGGCGAACCATGAAATCGGCCACATGAACAACGGCGGCAGTCTGCTGATAAAACTGTGCACGGTCCGGATGATGATGGTAGGTCATTGCCTCACGCACGTTCGGGGGCAGATTCCAATGACGGGCCAGCCATGAGTTGATCCGGTCATGCCCGAACCCGAGAATAAGGCGCTCCGCCTCATAATAGGTCAGGTCCTTTTCCTTCACGGTCATTCCCACGGCGGCATTCAGTTCCGGCAACTGCACTGCGGTAACGACCTTGCCGAGATCATGCAGAAGTCCGGCCACCGTAAATTCTTCCGGGTCTTCAAAACCGGCAGCCTTGGCAATGGCACCGCTAGCTATTGCGCATCCCAGACTGTGCTCCCAAAGACCGGACATGGCCTGCTGGATCATATCGAACACGGACGTAGAGATGATTATACCCCGGATGACATTCAGCCCGAGCAGAACGAGAGCATGCTGAATTGTGGTAATCCGGCCCGGAAAACCGTAAATCGGCGAATTGACCATTTTCAGGACCTTTGCGGAAAGAACCTGATCCTGTGCGATGACTTTGGCGACCTGCTCCGTAGAGGAGTTCGGGTCGTCCACAAGCTTGCTTACTTCATCAAGAACGGAAGGAAGGGTCGGAAGGTCGGAAGTGGACAGAATCTGTCCTTTGACGCTTGTTTTAAGATCCTCACCCATACCTATGCCTCTCCTCCGTTTTCAGCGGCTTCGGCTTCTGCGGCCTCGGCTGCGGCCTGTTCCTGGGCCAGCCTTTCGGCTTCCTCTTCAGCTTTCTGGGCAGCGGCCTTGAGGTTGAAATATTCCCGGAAAAAACCTTTTACCCGAAACATCCATTTGTCCCGCGAGTAGCGGCGGAAAAGATAGTCCAGCCGCTCGGACTTCTGTGCCCACGAGGAGTTTCCGGCATCCCCCATATCAACGGGATTGCCCTGGACCACAATCCGCTCCACGTTCATTGATTGCAGCTTGTTTATAATCCCTTCGGTGAGTTCAAGCCCTTCCGCCAGAACGACCATGCCGTTCTCACGGGTTACAGGCTTGGCAAGTTTCATCCCCGGTGCCGCCAGGTTGACTGGAATTTTCTGCATCAGTTGAACATCTCCTCGTACAAATCAAAAATGCCGCAATAAATCAGCAACGCATGAGATCATAATACATGCCGGGAAAGCGCACAACTATTCCCTTTACTTCCAGACCGACCAGCGTTGCACTCACAAGAGATGCCGCGCAACCTGTTTTCTGCGCTATCTCGTCCGCATGAAGCTTTCCCTCATGTTTCAGGATCGCCGCTATATCTGACTCCGGCGGTACAAGTCCGGAAATATCAACGGTCATTTCAACCGCAGCCGATGAACAATGTACATTATTTTCAGCTACAAGAGGCAGTTCCGCTCTACCGCGCCGGAGTTGGACTTTTGCCGTTGCAGGCTGCGTTGCCGAATGCAGGTCAAGAGCATGCCCGATGTTCAGCAGCACATCGTCCGCCGTTTCCACAAGGGCGGCCCCCTCCTTCAGCAGTCTCAGGCACCCCGCAAAACAGCTGTCTCCGGAAGGTCCGGGCATGGCCATAACCTCGCGCCCCTGCTCACCTGCAAGCCGGGCGGTAATGAGACTTCCGCTTGCTGCATCGGCTTCCACCACCAGAACTCCTGTGGAAAGACCGCTTATTATACGATTTCGGTAAGGGAAATTATTTGAATAAGGTTTTGTTCCCGGTGTGAACTCGGAAAGAAGCAGGCCACCGGCTATCATCTCCTTACGCAGGTTTCCGCTGCCTTTGGGGTAGTCCTCCACGTCCAGACCGGTACCGAGAACTGCTATGGTTGACCCTACTTCCGAGAGAGCAGCTCTATGGGCACAGCTGTCTATACCTCGGGCAAATCCGGAAACAACCGTTATCCCCTTGCGGGAAAGATCCCCGGAAATGCGACTCGCGTATTCCTGCCCCAACCGGCAGCTCTTGCGAGAACCGACTACGCCCACAGCCGGATTGGCAAGCAGTCCCGAGTCTCCCAGATAATAGAGGCAGGCAGGCGGGTCGGCTATTTCCTTCAGCTTTCGAGGAAAAAGAGGATGACTCCAAGGCAGAATTCCCAACCTCAACCTCACAGCTTCCCGGTATTCACTCTCGGCCTTAGGGCGCCACTGTTCAGACGCGGCGTTCTGCGAACAGGCGTCGGAGGCAAGCTTAAGAACAGGCCAGTTCCGGCAGTCTTTCAGCGCTTCGTATGCCCCTGTATAATGATTGAGTATCCGCCCCCAGGCACAAGGGCCCAGTCCGGGAGTATGCCGCAAAGCCAGGCAGGCAAAATACTCTTCCCTCAAAAAGTCGAAAGACACGGCTTCCCGGCTATTTTTCGATTTCACGAAGCCGCTTGCGGCCTATCCCGGCCGGTGCCGATTTCGGATAATCATCGATAAGGGTTTTGAGGTAGAAGACTGCGTTTTCCCTGTCACCGAGCTTGTCATAAGCAAGACCGATCTTGAGCATTGAATCCGGAACCTTCCCGGCCTTGGGATAACGTCTGCTGACTTCCTTGAACTTGAGGATGGACTGAGCAAAGTTCTTTTCCGAGTAATAGGTCTCGCCGATCCAGTAAAGGGCATTGGGTGCCAGAGCCGCTTTGGGATTTTCACCAAGGTACCGGGTAAGGAGCTCTCTGGCCTTCAGAGGCTGATCATTCATGACCAGACGGACGCCTTCCTGATAGAGGGCGTCACCGCTCAGACCAGCCCCCTTTGCGGGTGCGGAAGCTGCTGCGGCCGAAACCTGTCCGGAACCGTTCTGTTCACCGGGAACGTTCATCCACGGTTTTTCCTCACCGCTCTGGGCGCCTCCCATTACAACGTCCTCGGCTGGTGCAGCCGAAACGGCAACAGCCGGTGCCGCGACGTCCTTAACATCCTCTTCGGACTGCATGCTCAGAATCTTCTGCTGATTTTCCTTGAGTTCGGCAAGGGAGCTGTCGATCTCCTGCATGCGCTGCTGCAGTTTTTCCATCTGAGCAGTAGTTTCATTGTGATTGCGTTCTATCTGATCATTCTGCTCGCGCAACCCTTCCTTGAAATTGAGGAAGTTCTCTTCAAGGCTTTTCAAACGCCATTCTTCACTTCCGCCCCAGGCCGGTTTATCCGGTTCGGTATTTTTAGTGCCGAAGCAGCCTACCAAAACAAAAGCCAGCAGAAGGACCGGCAGGATACGTATATATTTCATTTAAATTTACTCCGCAGACTTGGCTACCTTTGGAAAACACAAAAAGCCACAAGACAATCAGTTCGCAAGCAATGGATTTGGCTCAGGTTTCACCGGATTTAACGTAGGCCACTTGTACAGCTTTGGCAAGCATCTCGCAGCTTTTACAGGAAGAACACTGCCTCACTCTTGCTTCCTGGCCGAAATTAAGGCAAAAGTGCACAAAAAAGAAGCTGTTGTTTTGCATAATGTGCTTTTTATGGCTGAATCGTGCTGTATGTGCTCTCACATGCCCTGATTTCCGCCTCTCAGGCTCAGCCTGCACCGTCAACCGCGTGGTGCAGGACTTGCTTTTTTCCGGATAAAACTTACCTGTAAGGCGACACAACATTCAAGGAAGCAGAAAATGAACATTCCCATGGACCCGATCAGACTTGCGGGCCTCTTAACCGTGCAGATGCTGCCCAAATCTGCCGTTGATTTTACGACGCTGGCAGCTATCGGCGCTCCGGTTATCGCGGTGATCCTTGAGATCACGGCCAAGGCCCGGAAAAAAATCTTTTATGACAAACTGGCCCAGCAGGTCGCGGCACTATCCCTGATCCTGTATTTCCTCTTCATCCTGTGCATCGGCGGATCAGCAGTCTACTTCTCCCAGAAACTGCCGTGGATCAAGGACTGGTTCATCAACCCGGCCTCCCCGCTGATGATGCTGTATCTCACCCTTGCGATCGCCGTCATCGGGCTTCTTCCATATAAATATACATGGAAAAAGTTCAAAAAGAACAAGATTCCGCACGTATTGATGGGCATTATCGGACTGCTCGGTGGAGCCGCATCTGTTCATGTCGCAACAGTCATCATGAAACTGTTTTTCACCCTCCAGGCGCAGAGTGCCGCTCCTGCAGTGCAGGATGTTCCGTTCTACAGCCATTTCACAGCCCTTCCCGGCAATGCGGAACTGTGCCTGACCGGCATCTATCTGGTGATGGCGCTTTCCTTTGCGGCAACAGCCTCGGGTTTTTACCTTGTGCTGCGGCGCAACAAGGATGATTTCGGCCGCGACTACTACAAATTTGCACTTCCGGTCATTGCTCGGTGGGCTCTTTTTCCCACGCTTGCCCTTCTGGCCGCAGTTGCCGGAGTTGTCTACTACATGATCAATCCCAACTTTGAAATGATCTATACGGATATTACCGCGGCAACAGCCATGGGCAGCTTCCTGTTCCTCGTGGCCGTCTGCTGCGCCATATGGATTGTTACATGGGTAAGCGAGACCCCCATGCGCCATAAAATCGGGCTGGCTTTCGCACCTTTCCTGATGATCATTGCCCATGGAGCCCTCCTGGGCGGAGCAATGAAACTTTACCTGACTCTGGCACAGTAAGCATCAGGCTGCGGCCGGGCCGCATTTGTACAGGTTACAAAAAATCCCCCTGAACATGTTCAGGGGGATTTTTTGTATCAGTCTGTAAAGTCTGAGCCTGCTCAGGACTGCATTGAAGAGCCCTTTACAGTAGCCATGCTGTATATTTCATGGGGATCAAGAATGAGGACAACGCTTCCGTCGCCCATGATGGTGGCCCCGGAAACACCCTTGAGATCAAACCCGTTAAGGTAGTTTCCAAGCGGCTTGATAACGATTTCCTGCCGTT
This window harbors:
- a CDS encoding HDOD domain-containing protein yields the protein MGEDLKTSVKGQILSTSDLPTLPSVLDEVSKLVDDPNSSTEQVAKVIAQDQVLSAKVLKMVNSPIYGFPGRITTIQHALVLLGLNVIRGIIISTSVFDMIQQAMSGLWEHSLGCAIASGAIAKAAGFEDPEEFTVAGLLHDLGKVVTAVQLPELNAAVGMTVKEKDLTYYEAERLILGFGHDRINSWLARHWNLPPNVREAMTYHHHPDRAQFYQQTAAVVHVADFMVRLFEYGNGGDDQISYFKPAAMKILKLKMKDLEPVMDELSDQFVEISGFSF
- the dprA gene encoding DNA-processing protein DprA produces the protein MKSKNSREAVSFDFLREEYFACLALRHTPGLGPCAWGRILNHYTGAYEALKDCRNWPVLKLASDACSQNAASEQWRPKAESEYREAVRLRLGILPWSHPLFPRKLKEIADPPACLYYLGDSGLLANPAVGVVGSRKSCRLGQEYASRISGDLSRKGITVVSGFARGIDSCAHRAALSEVGSTIAVLGTGLDVEDYPKGSGNLRKEMIAGGLLLSEFTPGTKPYSNNFPYRNRIISGLSTGVLVVEADAASGSLITARLAGEQGREVMAMPGPSGDSCFAGCLRLLKEGAALVETADDVLLNIGHALDLHSATQPATAKVQLRRGRAELPLVAENNVHCSSAAVEMTVDISGLVPPESDIAAILKHEGKLHADEIAQKTGCAASLVSATLVGLEVKGIVVRFPGMYYDLMRC
- the ybgF gene encoding tol-pal system protein YbgF; protein product: MKYIRILPVLLLAFVLVGCFGTKNTEPDKPAWGGSEEWRLKSLEENFLNFKEGLREQNDQIERNHNETTAQMEKLQQRMQEIDSSLAELKENQQKILSMQSEEDVKDVAAPAVAVSAAPAEDVVMGGAQSGEEKPWMNVPGEQNGSGQVSAAAASAPAKGAGLSGDALYQEGVRLVMNDQPLKARELLTRYLGENPKAALAPNALYWIGETYYSEKNFAQSILKFKEVSRRYPKAGKVPDSMLKIGLAYDKLGDRENAVFYLKTLIDDYPKSAPAGIGRKRLREIEK